Proteins encoded by one window of Enterococcus saccharolyticus subsp. saccharolyticus:
- the ispE gene encoding 4-(cytidine 5'-diphospho)-2-C-methyl-D-erythritol kinase: MEIIEKAPAKINLGLDILRKREDGYHELEMVMSSVDLADRLTFETLPENKIIVETNKAFLPIDKRNNVYQAATILKERYGIQDGIKISIDKHIPVAAGLGGGSTDCAAALRGMNRLWQLGLSMDELVSMGVEVGTDVPYCVYGTTSFIAGKGEIVRPLIPMPQCWVVLVKPRISVSTRKIFQQVEMDQLSHPDMHKLSEAILKQDYEMMLAHMGNSLEDVTIPKHPVVQQIKDRMLKYGADAALMSGSGPTVFALCKKYSRAQRIVNGLKGFCDEVYLVRTLK, from the coding sequence ATGGAAATTATAGAGAAAGCACCCGCAAAAATCAATTTGGGCTTAGATATTCTGCGTAAAAGAGAAGACGGATATCACGAACTTGAGATGGTCATGTCTAGTGTAGATTTAGCGGATCGTTTAACGTTTGAAACGCTCCCTGAAAATAAAATCATTGTGGAGACGAATAAAGCATTTTTGCCAATTGATAAACGCAACAATGTTTATCAAGCAGCGACGATTTTAAAAGAACGCTATGGTATTCAAGATGGCATAAAAATTTCTATTGATAAACATATTCCAGTAGCTGCTGGTTTGGGCGGTGGAAGTACCGACTGTGCGGCAGCATTACGTGGAATGAACCGTCTATGGCAGCTTGGTTTATCGATGGATGAGCTCGTTTCGATGGGCGTAGAAGTCGGTACCGATGTTCCTTATTGTGTCTATGGAACGACTTCGTTTATTGCTGGTAAAGGAGAAATTGTCCGACCATTGATTCCAATGCCTCAATGTTGGGTTGTTTTAGTCAAACCACGTATCAGTGTATCTACGCGTAAAATTTTCCAACAAGTCGAAATGGACCAATTGTCTCATCCGGATATGCACAAATTATCCGAAGCAATTTTAAAACAAGATTATGAGATGATGTTGGCCCATATGGGAAATAGTCTAGAAGATGTGACCATACCGAAACATCCAGTCGTGCAACAAATTAAAGATCGTATGTTAAAATATGGCGCTGATGCAGCACTGATGAGTGGTAGTGGCCCGACTGTCTTTGCTTTATGTAAGAAATATTCTCGCGCACAACGCATTGTCAATGGCTTAAAAGGCTTTTGTGACGAAGTGTATCTAGTGCGCACCTTAAAGTGA